The following are encoded together in the Flavobacterium sp. TR2 genome:
- a CDS encoding AgrD family cyclic lactone autoinducer peptide, giving the protein MLSAIISSTATSISSNCCFICFETKMPFSVKATLFLRLSSDFAFS; this is encoded by the coding sequence TTGCTTTCAGCAATTATTTCTTCAACTGCAACATCTATATCTTCCAATTGCTGCTTCATTTGCTTCGAAACCAAAATGCCTTTTTCAGTCAAAGCAACGTTATTCTTGCGTTTATCATCAGATTTTGCATTTTCCTGA
- a CDS encoding helix-turn-helix domain-containing protein: MKIVTINTEKTQNIFEELQTSFDGKVTFDLDEYTLEVENSFAEGSIIGASFNDNISYVQFDMTFSTDVRLDFLNVKSSPVYFAYCSKGNLSHSFGLNGEERKLKTFQTAIVSSKQNQDNVLFFEKGKNTKLTLIIVGTQIDTDYQTHSLNQQVKDTFFENSQTSEFFYIGSYNLQIAEKIEQLNSITQTGIVRNLLKEGIMRIILAMEIQQHSDDLNAFANDSNGLTLRELEEVKELSEFIKSNPEEAFSIKSLSKKSGLSPNKLQEGFKMIHNRTVNDYITHMRVLKAEILIRTSDLNISEIVYCIGFTSRSYFSKIFKQKFNCSPKEYKFNLNSLAITA, from the coding sequence ATGAAAATTGTTACTATAAATACAGAAAAAACTCAAAATATTTTTGAAGAGCTTCAGACTAGTTTTGACGGAAAAGTTACTTTTGACTTAGACGAATATACACTCGAGGTAGAAAATAGTTTTGCTGAAGGTTCAATTATCGGAGCTTCTTTTAATGATAATATTTCCTATGTTCAGTTTGATATGACATTTTCGACAGATGTCAGATTGGATTTTTTAAATGTAAAATCGTCTCCGGTTTATTTTGCTTATTGTTCTAAAGGAAATCTTTCTCACAGTTTTGGATTGAATGGGGAAGAGCGAAAACTAAAAACCTTTCAGACGGCAATTGTATCGTCTAAACAAAATCAGGATAATGTTCTGTTTTTTGAAAAAGGAAAAAATACAAAGCTGACATTAATTATTGTAGGAACGCAGATTGACACTGATTACCAGACACATTCTTTAAATCAGCAGGTAAAAGATACATTTTTTGAAAACAGCCAGACATCAGAATTCTTCTATATTGGATCATATAATTTGCAGATTGCAGAGAAAATTGAGCAGCTTAATTCGATTACGCAAACTGGAATTGTTAGAAATTTATTGAAAGAAGGAATCATGAGAATCATTCTGGCCATGGAAATCCAACAGCATTCTGATGATCTAAATGCTTTTGCAAACGATTCAAACGGATTGACATTAAGAGAGTTGGAAGAAGTAAAAGAACTTTCAGAGTTTATAAAATCAAATCCCGAAGAAGCGTTTTCAATCAAATCTTTGAGCAAAAAGTCGGGTCTTTCTCCAAACAAACTTCAGGAAGGCTTCAAAATGATCCACAATCGCACCGTCAACGATTACATTACGCATATGCGAGTGCTGAAAGCAGAAATCCTGATCAGAACTTCTGACCTAAATATTTCAGAAATCGTATACTGCATTGGCTTTACCAGCAGAAGCTATTTCTCCAAAATTTTCAAGCAAAAATTCAACTGCAGTCCAAAAGAATATAAGTTTAATTTGAATTCTTTGGCAATTACGGCGTAA
- a CDS encoding DNA-deoxyinosine glycosylase, whose product MESFSFAPISSSTSKILILGTMPGTKSLELNQYYGHNQNNFWKFMFQVLGEDFSNDYEMRKSLLIKNNIALWDVLQFCERVGSLDSAIKNEIANDFEDFLATHPKIESILFNGQKAAAFFKKYVHLTKEYKTFTLPSTSPANASKAFQDKLNEWSIIKTLL is encoded by the coding sequence ATGGAGAGTTTTTCGTTTGCCCCAATCAGTTCATCAACTTCTAAAATTCTGATTTTAGGCACTATGCCTGGAACAAAATCTTTAGAACTCAACCAATATTATGGACACAATCAGAATAACTTTTGGAAATTTATGTTTCAGGTTCTCGGAGAAGATTTTTCTAACGATTATGAAATGAGAAAAAGCTTGTTAATTAAAAATAATATCGCGCTCTGGGATGTCTTACAATTTTGCGAACGTGTTGGCAGTTTGGACAGTGCCATAAAAAATGAAATCGCAAATGATTTTGAAGATTTCTTAGCAACTCACCCCAAAATAGAAAGCATTCTTTTTAACGGACAAAAAGCCGCGGCGTTTTTTAAAAAATATGTCCATTTAACAAAAGAATATAAAACATTCACACTCCCATCAACAAGTCCTGCCAATGCCAGCAAGGCTTTTCAAGATAAGTTAAACGAGTGGAGCATCATTAAAACTTTATTGTAA
- a CDS encoding DUF6526 family protein → MKIQTYYNHIRFYTPHHFIYYPVLILFLIASIYFGITTEDHLIWAFISVAFIFLFVLAYMLRQHYALTLQNRIVRLEMRYRYFSLTGKRFEEFEYKLTDDQIFALRFAPDNELIPLIEDVLKNSLTGDAIKKGIVHWKADYHRV, encoded by the coding sequence ATGAAAATCCAGACATACTATAATCATATACGGTTTTATACCCCGCACCATTTTATATATTATCCTGTTTTAATTTTATTTTTAATCGCCAGCATCTACTTTGGAATTACAACAGAAGATCATTTAATATGGGCATTTATAAGCGTGGCTTTTATATTTCTTTTCGTATTGGCCTATATGTTGCGCCAGCACTACGCGCTAACGCTGCAAAACAGAATTGTACGTTTGGAAATGCGTTACCGTTATTTTAGCCTGACAGGCAAAAGATTTGAAGAATTTGAGTACAAGCTTACAGACGATCAAATATTTGCATTGCGTTTTGCGCCAGACAACGAGTTGATTCCTCTTATAGAGGATGTTCTAAAAAACAGCTTAACCGGCGATGCCATCAAAAAAGGAATAGTACACTGGAAAGCAGATTATCACAGAGTTTAA
- a CDS encoding MATE family efflux transporter, with protein MKKNELLEGPILSSLLKLAVPIMIANLLQAAYQLVDAFWVGRLGGDAVAAVSISTPVIFLTIALGTGLAIAGSILIAQYFGAGNQKMVNHVAAQTLSMVIIVSVVLSIIGYILSPYFLYLLKVTPTVYADALGFMRVAFIGLVFSFGFMIFQSIMRGVGRVTLPVYIVLGTVILNFALDPLFIYGWNFIPALGVKGAALATLSTQLLAIIIGFAILFRGKHGIHLRIADFKPDYKHIKRAFEIGFPSSIEQSMRALGMMAITFLIVRFGTLTVASYGAGSNLIQLILIPALGLSMAIATLVGQNIGAGNVDRAAEISKLGAYLGFGLLTGLGIIAFIFAPYLIAFFVPNDQAVIEGGTELLRITCLSWGFLGLQLCLTGVFRAVGNTKLPMILTLVSQWVIQFPLAYILSHNTSLGKIGIWWAFPISSVVTALITVAIYAKGDWKKERLTGKINKLIDKVESEIVKEGFDISK; from the coding sequence ATGAAAAAAAATGAATTGTTAGAAGGGCCAATCCTTTCTTCATTATTAAAATTGGCAGTTCCTATTATGATTGCCAATTTATTACAAGCCGCATATCAGTTGGTAGATGCTTTTTGGGTAGGACGTTTGGGCGGAGATGCAGTTGCTGCGGTTTCAATTAGTACGCCGGTAATATTTCTTACCATTGCTTTAGGAACCGGATTGGCTATTGCGGGTTCTATTTTAATTGCGCAATATTTTGGGGCCGGAAACCAGAAAATGGTCAATCATGTGGCGGCTCAGACTTTGTCGATGGTGATTATTGTATCTGTAGTCTTGTCAATTATAGGATACATTTTGAGTCCGTATTTTTTATATCTGCTAAAGGTCACGCCAACGGTTTATGCAGATGCCTTAGGATTTATGCGTGTGGCATTTATCGGTCTGGTTTTTAGTTTCGGATTTATGATTTTCCAGTCCATTATGCGTGGAGTGGGGCGCGTAACGTTGCCTGTGTATATAGTTTTGGGAACTGTGATTTTGAACTTTGCTCTAGATCCGCTGTTTATTTACGGATGGAATTTTATTCCTGCTTTGGGCGTAAAAGGTGCCGCTCTGGCGACTTTATCTACACAGCTTCTGGCTATTATAATCGGATTTGCGATTCTGTTTAGAGGAAAACACGGAATCCATCTTCGCATTGCCGATTTTAAACCTGATTACAAGCATATTAAAAGAGCTTTTGAAATTGGTTTTCCATCTTCAATCGAGCAGTCGATGCGTGCTTTGGGCATGATGGCTATTACTTTTTTGATTGTTCGCTTTGGTACATTGACAGTTGCTTCTTATGGAGCAGGTTCCAATTTGATTCAGCTGATTTTGATTCCAGCTTTGGGATTATCAATGGCGATTGCCACTCTTGTAGGCCAGAATATTGGAGCAGGAAATGTTGATAGAGCGGCCGAAATATCAAAACTTGGAGCATATCTAGGTTTCGGATTATTAACAGGTCTCGGAATCATAGCGTTTATTTTTGCTCCTTATTTGATTGCTTTCTTTGTTCCAAATGATCAAGCTGTTATTGAGGGCGGAACAGAATTGCTGAGAATCACTTGTCTTTCTTGGGGTTTTTTAGGGCTGCAGCTTTGCCTGACGGGTGTTTTTCGTGCTGTTGGAAATACAAAACTGCCCATGATTCTGACACTAGTTTCGCAATGGGTAATACAGTTTCCGCTTGCTTACATTTTGTCCCATAATACTTCTTTGGGAAAAATTGGAATCTGGTGGGCTTTTCCGATTTCTTCTGTTGTGACTGCTTTAATCACCGTTGCAATATACGCAAAGGGCGATTGGAAGAAAGAAAGATTGACGGGCAAAATCAATAAATTGATTGATAAGGTAGAAAGCGAAATTGTAAAGGAAGGGTTTGATATTTCTAAGTAA